Proteins from a genomic interval of Rosa chinensis cultivar Old Blush chromosome 2, RchiOBHm-V2, whole genome shotgun sequence:
- the LOC112186500 gene encoding tRNase Z TRZ2, chloroplastic, producing the protein MQISLTITPSKAPLIFPLHHPISQTPPKPHTTSLQTLSNPLNSLKSSSPYLSAVGRAIEDDEYRIARNQVLRKGVDLEGYSIEGVSVGGHETCIIIPEFKCAFDIGRCPSRAIHQNFLFITHAHLDHIGGLPMYVASRGLYNLKPPTVFVPPCIKEDVEKLMDIHRSMGHVELELELVALDVGETYELRNNLVVRPFRTQHAIPSQGYVIYSVRKKLKKQYMHLKGKQIEKLKKSGTEITDTILSPEVAFTGDTTSEYMLDPRNADALRAKILITEATFLDEGFSIEDARQHGHTHINEIIENAQWIRNKAILLTHFSSRYHLEDIRQAVSRLQSKVSAKVVPLTEGFKSMHT; encoded by the exons ATGCAAATCTCTCTGACCATTACACCCTCCAAAGCCCCTCTAATTTTCCCACTCCACCACCCCATTTCCCAAACCCCCCCAAAACCCCACACAACTTCCCTTCAAACCCTCTCCAATCCTCTCAATTCCCTCAAATCCTCCTCGCCTTATCTATCTGCAGTGGGCCGGGCTATCGAGGACGACGAGTACCGGATAGCCCGGAACCAGGTTCTCCGAAAAGGTGTGGACTTGGAGGGCTACTCCATTGAGGGGGTCTCCGTCGGGGGTCATGAGACTTGTATCATTATACCGGAGTTTAAGTGTGCTTTCGATATCGGCAGGTGTCCCTCCAGAGCCATTCATCAGAATTTTCTCTTCATCACTCATGCCCATCTTGACCACATT GGTGGGCTGCCGATGTATGTAGCCAGCCGTGGTTTGTACAACTTAAAGCCTCCGACTGTGTTCGTGCCTCCTTGTATTAAAGAGGATGTGGAGAAGCTGATGGACATTCACAGGAGCATGGGACATGTGGAGCTGGAACTTGAATTGGTTGCATTGGATGTGG GTGAAACATATGAGCTGCGGAATAACCTTGTTGTCCGGCCATTTAGGACTCAGCATGCCATACCCAGCCAG gGTTATGTTATTTACTCGGTTAGAAAAAAACTGAAGAAGCAGTACATGCATCTGAAAGGGAAACAGATTGAGAAATTGAAAAAGTCTGGTACTGAG ATTACAGACACTATATTGTCACCAGAGGTGGCCTTCACAGGGGATACAACATCGGAGTATATGCTGGATCCACGTAATGCTGATGCCTTGAGGGCAAAGATTCTCATAACTGAG GCAACTTTTCTGGATGAAGGATTCAGTATTGAGGATGCACGACAACATGGTCATACGCATATAAATGAG ATCATTGAAAATGCTCAGTGGATTAGAAATAAGGCAATTTTGTTGACCCATTTCTCCTCCCGCTACCATTTAGAG GACATTCGTCAAGCTGTATCAAGGTTGCAGTCTAAGGTGTCAGCGAAAGTGGTCCCTCTTACAGAAGGTTTCAAATCCATGCACACTTAG
- the LOC112189113 gene encoding uncharacterized protein LOC112189113, whose translation MALQAGSGVSTSQVLVLVGAGLTSSIILRNGRLSDLLAQLQELCKGVNEVEILPEKFDSSILRAQIQQLSEEIRELTLSGPVTIYNGNPDSGGSYASYLIPAAALGAMGYCYMKWKGWSFSDVMYVTRHNMANAVATVSKQLETVHETLAITRRHLTKKLEELDWKVEEQRETTQLIANGVNEVKSNLSQIGFDVDVIHQMVSGLEGKVDLLESKQDVTNSGLWYLCQVAEGSKDRLETKTIQDVSAKLTKHLTMTSEDKSLKGLQFIAETKEPSMVEKSMTSTETANPSNFPGQKVPALKTRIHRSYPVGISLHRNITSSDS comes from the exons ATGGCGTTACAGGCTGGGTCTGGGGTTTCGACCTCTCAGGTTCTCGTTCTTGTTGGAGCAG GCTTGACGAGTTCGATCATTTTGAGGAATGGCCGTTTGTCTGATCTTCTTGCACAGCTTCAGGAGTTATGCAAGGGTGTAAATGAAGTTGAGATCTTGCCGGAGAAATTTGATAGCTCAATTCTTAGAGCTCAG ATTCAACAATTGTCGGAAGAAATCAGGGAGTTAACCTTATCTGGCCCTGTTACCATCTACAATGGGAATCCTGACTCTGGTG GGAGTTATGCCTCGTACTTAATTCCAGCTGCTGCACTTGGTGCTATGGGATATTGCTACATGAAGTGGAAG GGATGGTCATTTTCTGATGTAATGTATGTAACAAGGCATAATATGGCGAATGCTGTTGCAACTGTGTCAAAGCAACTAGAGACTGTGCATGAAACATTGGCT ATTACAAGGAGACATCTGACCAAGAAGCTGGAAGAGTTGGATTGGAAGGTGGAGGAGCAGAGGGAAACCACGCAGCTTATTGCAAATGGT GTGAATGAGGTGAAATCAAACCTTTCTCAAATTGGGTTTGATGTTGACGTTATTCATCAAATGGTCTCTGGGTTG GAAGGCAAGGTCGATCTTCTCGAGAGCAAACAG GATGTGACAAACTCAGGTCTATGGTACCTATGCCAAGTAGCTGAAGGCTCCAAAGATCGGCTGGAAACTAAAACAATTCAg GATGTCTCTGCTAAGCTGACAAAGCATTTAACAATGACATCTGAGGACAAATCACTCAAG GGCCTCCAATTCATTGCTGAAACTAAAGAGCCGAGCATGGTTGAGAAATCAATGACAAGCACGGAAACTGCTAATCCCAGCAACTTCCCTGGCCAAAAAGTTCCAGCCCTGAAAACAAGAATACACAGGTCGTATCCTGTTGGGATTTCTTTGCACCGGAACATAACGAGCTCAGAttcttga
- the LOC112186499 gene encoding 3-oxoacyl-[acyl-carrier-protein] synthase, mitochondrial, with the protein MAASGWRKLFTRRISSSSSSSFDPPPLVHSRRVVVTGLGLVTPLGCGVETTWKTLIDGGCGVRGLTLEDLKMNGFDSETQSHSFDQLTSKVAAIVPTGTNSGEFNQDLWLNSKEHRSIARFIGYALCAADEALRDAKWMPTDPEHKERTGVSVGGGTGSISDILDAAQLICEKRLRRLSPFFIPRILINMAAGHISMKYGFQGPNHAAVTACATGAHSLGDATRMIQFGDSDVMVAGGTESSIDALSIAGFCRSRALSTKYNSSPQEASRPFDCGRDGFVIGEGSGILVLEELEHAKNRGAKIYAEVRGYGMSGDAYHITQPHTDGRGAILAMTSALRQSGLHPHQVDYVNAHATSTPLGDSIEANAIRNVFTEHATSGSLALSSTKGAVGHLLGAAGAVEAIFSILAIHHGVAPLTLNLSKPDPLFNDAFMPLTASKQMNIRAALSNSFGFGGTNASLLFTSPP; encoded by the exons ATGGCTGCTTCTGGTTGGCGTAAGCTCTTCACTCGTcgcatttcatcatcatcttcttcttctttcgacCCCCCTCCACTTGTTCACTCTCGCAGAGTCGTCGTCACTG GTTTGGGCCTGGTGACTCCATTGGGGTGTGGGGTGGAGACTACATGGAAGACACTCATAGACGGCGGTTGTGGCGTTAGGGGATTGACCCTTGAGGATCTCAAGATGAATGGGTTTGATTCAGAGACCCAATCTCACTCTTTTGACCAGCTCACTTCCAAAGTCGCCGCTATTGTGCCCACCGGAACCAATTCAGGTGAATTCAACCAAGACTTGTGGCTCAATTCTAAG GAGCATCGTTCCATTGCGAGGTTTATAGGGTATGCATTGTGTGCTGCTGATGAGGCACTTAGAGATGCTAAATGGATGCCTACTGACCCTGAGCACAAAGAAAGAACG GGTGTCTCAGTTGGTGGGGGAACTGGAAGCATCAGTGACATATTGGATGCTGCACAGTTGATTTGTGAGAAG CGTCTTCGTCGGCTTAGTCCCTTTTTCATCCCACGGATATTGATTAACATGGCAGCTGGTCATATCAGCATGAAATATGGATTCCAG GGACCAAACCATGCTGCAGTAACAGCGTGTGCCACTGGTGCACATTCTCTGGGTGATGCCACGAGGATGATTCAGTTTGGAGATTCAGATGTTATGGTGGCTGGAGGCACAGAGTCTAGTATTGATGCTTTATCAATTGCAGGGTTCTGCAG GTCAAGGGCGTTGTCTACAAAGTACAATTCCTCCCCACAAGAAGCATCACGACCTTTTGACTGTGGTCGGGATGGGTTTGT GATAGGTGAAGGTTCTGGCATCTTGGTGTTGGAG GAGCTTGAGCATGCAAAGAATCGAGGTGCAAAAATTTATGCAGAAGTTCGTGGTTATGGGATGTCAG GTGATGCATATCACATTACTCAACCACATACTGATGGAAGAGGTGCCATTCTAGCCATGACTAGTGCATTGAGACAG TCAGGGCTTCATCCTCACCAAGTGGATTATGTAAACGCCCACGCTACCTCAACACCTTTGG GTGATTCAATAGAAGCCAATGCTATCAGAAACGTTTTCACTGAACATGCAACATCAGGTTCTCTAGCGCTGTCCTCCACAAAG GGAGCTGTTGGTCATCTCCTTGGTGCAGCTGGGGCTGTTGAAGcaatattttctattttggccATACACCAT GGAGTTGCACCACTAACACTTAATCTTTCAAAACCAGACCCACTATTTAATGATGCTTTCATGCCGTTGACAGCTTCAAAGCAAATGAATATAAGAGCAGCTTTGTCGAACTCTTTTGGCTTTGGAGGAACAAATGCATCTCTGCTGTTTACATCTCCTCCCTGA
- the LOC112189112 gene encoding protein GAMETE EXPRESSED 1, translated as MGRFKSLLFMLIFLTLSRSCMSDWWFFSSSSSSKTTGQKPPETLQISGDVSVEFSMKAFHNEKAIERIEEADKRKLKSCWDDAYKALVTSCSEISSDKNDMKKRFSWELSNCFQKDIGRPPFPTCREGSPMKDCLTKLDDSAIQTYRAFFLETESICYQLQSHVFRAETEKLVNELVKSADYAEGKLDTIAEQSEKLLEGSKNIHISLTSIDKQTQEMAQTSKKVGDQIGNIVKQSEVMFEQSEKIAASQLELQKGQDKMKENLQEGMEVIHESYHALGKEIHSLQNETIEIEKKVTEVGDTVSTKMNSLQSKADDISNVTEISLEKQKELLEGQSEALDGLQSLTKFQVQALEESRGILQQLAKFGREQQEELLRQQEQIKQGHDNLVKNSKSILAAQEAFEQKQETMFIALEKLFKLHNALLLESRSIKAFFLYSISMFVIYLSTSTKQTYKVRPILYIGLCVAFLIELATLRFSRNGVEQQTLIVNGIRLLYVLFSLVLVVYAAFTYRDYEMLNYNMLKNLTEEFLRFQKNAASPLVSDDSSDDDNDDSDSITSVDTENLMEHSSYHTHEEVGDNSNLISSSTRRYNLRSRR; from the exons ATGGGCCGATTCAAATCTCTTCTCTTCATGTTGATCTTCCTAACTCTATCAAGGTCTTGTATGTCTGATTGGtggttcttttcttcttcttcttctagcaAGACTACTGGCCAGAAACCTCCAGAAACTCTGCAAATATCCGGTGATGTTTCGGTTGAATTCTCCATGAAAGCTTTCCACAATGAAAAGGCAATTGAACGAATAGAAGAGGCTGATAAAAGAAAACTGAAATCTTGTTGGGATGATGCTTATAAAGCACTAGTTACATCATGCTCCGAAATTTCCAGTGACAAGAATGATATGAAGAAGAGGTTTTCTTGGGAACTAAGCAACTGCTTTCAGAAAGACATCGGAAGGCCTCCTTTTCCTACGTGCCGTGAAGGCTCTCCCATGAAAGATTGCCTTACAAAATTGGACGACAGTGCTATTCAGACTTACCGGGCATTCTTCCTCGAGACCGAGTCTATTTGCTATCAGTTACA GTCTCATGTATTCAGGGCTGAGACAGAAAAGTTGGTGAATGAATTGGTGAAGTCAGCTGATTATGCAGAGGGCAAATTAGACACCATAGCAGAACAATCAGAGAAATTGTTGGAGGGTTCAAAAAATATACACATATCTTTGACTTCAATTGACAAGCAGACACAAGAAATGGCTCAAACTTCCAAGAAAGTTGGTGATCAAATTGGTAATATAGTGAAGCAGTCAGAGGTAATGTTTGAGCAATCTGAGAAGATTGCTGCATCTCAGTTAGAATTGCAAAAAGGGCAAGacaaaatgaaggaaaatttgCAAGAGGGCATGGAAGTGATTCATGAGTCTTATCATGCTCTAGGTAAAGAAATACACAGTTTACAGAATGAGACTATTGAAATAGAGAAGAAGGTAACCGAAGTTGGCGACACCGTGTCTACAAAGATGAATAGCCTCCAAAGTAAGGCTGATGATATTAGCAATGTAACAGAGATTTCCTTGGAAAAGCAAAAAGAACTTCTGGAAGGTCAATCCGAAGCTCTTGACGGGCTTCAGTCATTAACTAAATTCCAGGTTCAAGCTCTAGAAGAGAGCAG GGGTATTTTGCAGCAATTGGCTAAATTTGGTCGTGAACAGCAAGAAGAGCTGCTTCGGCAACAAGAACAGATTAAACAAGGCCATGACAATCTGGTTAAAAATTCGAAGTCCATACTGGCAGCTCAG GaagcttttgaacaaaagcAAGAAACCATGTTTATTGCTTTGGAAAAGCTATTCAAATTGCACAATGCCTTGTTGCTCGAATCGAGATCAATCAaagctttctttctttattccaTATCGATGTTTGTCATCTACTTGTCGACCAGCACAAAGCAAACTTACAAAGTGAGACCCATACTTTACATAG GTCTATGCGTTGCATTTTTGATTGAATTAGCAACGCTTAGGTTTTCAAGAAATGGAGTAGAGCAACAGACTTTGATAGTCAATGGTATTAGGCTCCTTTATGTGTTGTTTTCTTTAGTTCTGGTAGTATACGCCGCCTTCACATATAG GGACTATGAAATGCTGAACTACAACATGCTGAAAAATCTAACAGAGGAGTTTCTAAGGTTTCAAAAAAATGCTGCTTCGCCATTGGTTAGCGATGACTCATCAGATGATGATAATGATGACTCGGACTCGATTACATCTGTTGACACTGAAAACCTAATGGAGCACTCCTCCTATCATACACATGAGGAGGTTGGAGATAATTCAAATCTTATTTCTTCGAGTACTAGAAGATATAATCTCCGCAGTCGTCGTTAA
- the LOC112186498 gene encoding putative BPI/LBP family protein At1g04970, whose protein sequence is MAPPIMLLLLLASFLIPTQTQFQVEAKDQAFTSIVISQKGLDFLKELLVTEAVSSIIPLQVPQIKKSMRVPFLGSVYMVVSNITIYGIDVGSSYIKLGDDGIAIIASETTCNLSMNWYYSYSTWVAPVEVSDEGSASVKVEGVEVGLTLGLGIQEGTLKLSLKDCGCHVKEISIKLDGGASWFYQGMINAFEEQIGSAVENSITKKLKDGIVKLDSVLQALPKEIPLDDDTYLNATFVNDPVLSNSSIGFEINGLFTARRKPSVSEYHNKDSKALVACSDPSKMLGIALDEAVFNSVAATYFDAEFMQWTVDKIPDQSFLNTAGWRFVIPQLYKKYPNHDMNLNISLSSPPVIKISEHNIGAIIYADLIIDVLDENSVIPVACISLVIRASSSVKLSGNNLAGSMKVDDFSMSLKWSNIGNLRMYLIQPVVWTVIQTVFVPYVNSHLGKGIPLPIVHGFTVQNGELLCSGSRIMVCSDVTYEPSDSNNLNGFLQSLSKYTPAT, encoded by the exons ATGGCACCGCCAATAATGTTGTTGCTTCTCCTAGCTTCGTTCTTGATTCCAACGCAGACCCAATTCCAAGTCGAAGCCAAAGACCAGGCCTTTACCTCCATAGTCATATCCCAAAAGGGTCTTGATTTTCTTAAGGAATTGCTGGTGACCGAAGCTGTGTCTTCCATAATTCCACTCCAAGTTCCCCAAATTAAGAAATCGATGAGGGTCCCGTTTCTGGGGAGTGTTTATATGGTGGTTTCCAATATCACAATCTATGGAATCGATGTGGGTTCGTCTTATATTAAGCTGGGTGATGATGGGATTGCTATTATTGCTTCGGAGACGACTTGTAATTTGAGCATGAATTGGTATTATTCGTATAGTACTTGGGTTGCGCCGGTTGAGGTTTCCGATGAAGGCAGTGCCTCTGTAAAG GTTGAAGGCGTGGAAGTTGGGCTTACATTAGGCTTGGGGATCCAAGAAGGAACTCTGAAGCTTTCCCTGAAGGACTGTGGTTGTCATGTTAAGGAGATTTCCATAAAATTGGATGGAGGAGCCTCCTGGTTTTATCAAGG GATGATTAATGCATTTGAAGAACAAATAGGATCTGCAGTGGAAAATTCTATCACCAAAAAACTTAAAGATGGAATTGTAAAGCTCGATTCAGTTCTGCAAGCTCTTCCAAAGGAAATCCCATTAGATGATGATACTTATTTGAATGCAACTTTTGTAAATGACCCAGTTTTGAGTAATTCTTCCATAGGATTTGAGATTAATGGTTTATTTACTGCACGAAGAAAGCCTTCAGTCTCCGAGTACCATAACAAGGATTCAAAAGCACTAGTTGCATGCTCGGATCCATCTAAAATGCTTGGAATAGCATTGGATGAGGCTGTGTTTAACTCTGTAGCAGCCACATACTTTGAT GCAGAATTTATGCAATGGACTGTGGACAAGATACCAGATCAGTCTTTTTTGAACACTGCTGGATGGAGATTCGTTATTCCCCAACTATACAAGAAATACCCAAACCATGATATGAACTTGAATATTTCTTTATCTTCTCCACCAGTCATAAAGATCTCAGAGCATAATATTGGAGCTATCATCTATGCTGACCTGATCATTGATGTATTGGACGAAAACAGTGTAATACCAGTTGCATGCATCTCATTG GTCATTCGTGCATCAAGTTCAGTTAAACTCTCGGGCAATAACCTTGCCGGCAGCATGAAAGTGGATGACTTTTCTATGTCATTGAAGTGGAGCAATATTGGCAATCTTCGCATGTATCTCATTCAG CCGGTGGTTTGGACGGTCATTCAGACTGTTTTTGTGCCATATGTGAACTCACACCTCGGAAAGGGAATCCCACTACCGATCGTTCACGGATTCACCGTTCAGAATGGCGAACTACTCTGCTCGGGTTCAAGAATTATGGTTTGCAGCGACGTGACATACGAACCATCAGATTCAAACAATCTTAATGGGTTCCTACAAAGTTTGTCTAAATACACTCCTGCCACATAA